A stretch of the Psychroserpens sp. Hel_I_66 genome encodes the following:
- the lysS gene encoding lysine--tRNA ligase → MQLSKQEIVRREKLAKLRALGINPYPADLFPVDHTSKQVKNTFSEGKKVIIAGRLMSRRIQGTASFAEIQDSAGRIQVYFNRDEICQGEDKSKYNDVYKKLLDIGDFVGVEGELFTTQVGEKTVMVKDFTLLSKALKPLPQPRVDSEGTIHDAFTDPEQRYRQRYADLIVNPHVKEVFVKRTKLFNAMREFFNNSGYFEVETPILQPIPGGAAARPFTTHHNSLDIPLYMRIANELYLKRLIVGGFDGVYEFSKNFRNEGMDRTHNPEFTAMEIYVSYKDYNWMMDFCERLLEHCAMAVNGTTEATFGDHKINFKAPYARVTMADSIKHFTGFDINGKSEAEIRQAAKDMHIDVDDTMGKGKLIDEIFGEKCEGNYIQPTFITDYPKEMSPLCKEHRDNPELTERFELMVCGKEIANAYSELNDPIDQRERFEHQLKLAAKGDDEATEFIDYDFLRALEYGMPPTSGMGIGMDRLIMFLTNNQSIQEVLFFPQMRPEKKQVEMTEEEKEIFSILKSNSPIELNDLKSKSGLSNKKWDKSIKGLTAKGIANVVKNDEGLVVEIV, encoded by the coding sequence ATGCAGCTTTCAAAACAAGAAATAGTAAGACGCGAAAAACTCGCAAAATTAAGAGCCTTAGGCATCAACCCATATCCTGCAGATTTATTTCCTGTTGATCACACATCTAAACAGGTAAAAAATACGTTTTCTGAAGGTAAAAAAGTAATTATCGCTGGTCGCTTAATGTCTCGTCGTATTCAAGGAACTGCTAGTTTTGCTGAGATACAAGATAGTGCTGGAAGAATACAAGTCTATTTTAACAGGGATGAAATATGCCAAGGAGAAGACAAAAGTAAATACAACGATGTCTATAAAAAACTATTGGATATTGGGGATTTTGTTGGTGTAGAAGGAGAACTGTTCACAACGCAAGTGGGTGAAAAAACCGTAATGGTAAAAGATTTTACGTTATTGAGTAAAGCTTTAAAACCTTTACCTCAACCACGCGTTGACAGTGAAGGCACTATTCATGATGCTTTTACAGATCCCGAACAACGTTACAGACAGCGATATGCCGATTTAATTGTAAATCCGCATGTTAAAGAAGTTTTTGTGAAACGCACAAAGCTTTTCAATGCTATGCGTGAATTTTTCAATAACTCAGGTTATTTTGAAGTTGAAACTCCAATATTGCAACCCATACCTGGAGGCGCTGCAGCACGACCGTTTACAACTCATCACAATAGTTTGGACATTCCATTATATATGAGAATTGCTAATGAATTATATCTAAAAAGACTCATCGTTGGTGGTTTTGATGGCGTTTACGAGTTTTCTAAAAACTTTAGAAATGAAGGTATGGATCGTACGCACAATCCAGAGTTTACAGCAATGGAAATTTATGTATCCTACAAAGATTATAACTGGATGATGGATTTTTGTGAGCGTCTTTTAGAGCACTGTGCCATGGCAGTTAATGGCACGACAGAAGCTACATTTGGTGATCATAAGATTAATTTCAAAGCACCTTATGCTCGTGTAACCATGGCAGACTCCATCAAGCACTTTACTGGTTTTGATATCAACGGAAAGTCTGAGGCTGAAATTCGACAAGCAGCAAAAGATATGCACATTGATGTCGATGACACCATGGGTAAAGGAAAGTTAATTGATGAGATTTTTGGGGAAAAATGTGAAGGCAACTACATACAACCAACGTTTATTACAGATTATCCAAAAGAAATGAGTCCGTTATGTAAAGAACACCGTGACAATCCAGAACTCACAGAGCGTTTTGAGTTAATGGTCTGCGGAAAAGAAATTGCAAACGCATACAGTGAGTTAAACGACCCAATAGACCAACGTGAGCGATTTGAGCACCAATTAAAACTGGCTGCAAAAGGTGATGATGAAGCTACCGAATTTATTGATTATGACTTCTTGCGCGCTCTAGAGTATGGTATGCCTCCAACCTCTGGGATGGGAATTGGAATGGACCGTTTAATCATGTTTTTAACCAATAACCAATCCATACAAGAAGTATTGTTTTTTCCTCAAATGCGTCCAGAAAAGAAGCAGGTTGAAATGACCGAGGAAGAGAAAGAAATTTTTAGTATTCTAAAATCAAACTCTCCTATAGAACTCAACGATCTTAAATCCAAATCGGGTTTGAGCAATAAAAAATGGGATAAATCCATAAAAGGATTAACCGCAAAAGGGATTGCAAATGTTGTAAAAAACGATGAAGGTTTAGTTGTTGAAATAGTTTGA
- a CDS encoding RDD family protein codes for MKITHKKYPNHNLATENERGENLIIDFIFSSILGALGVVFYFYIIDDYQYITFKIKLTAFLVYLAVRFCYYLLFESIYSRTPGKFETQTKVVDKNGNKPNVFQVIIRSLSRFMSVLSGLSDDERAIHDMTSNTFVVYDEHLKKIKFKKLLNVLFSLSIAAIAIYFLLKLLN; via the coding sequence ATGAAAATAACCCACAAAAAATACCCAAACCACAACCTAGCTACTGAAAATGAACGTGGTGAAAATTTAATAATTGATTTTATATTTTCTTCAATATTAGGAGCCTTAGGTGTCGTGTTTTATTTTTATATAATTGACGACTATCAATACATCACCTTCAAAATAAAGCTAACTGCTTTCTTAGTTTATCTCGCTGTAAGATTCTGTTATTATCTGCTTTTTGAATCTATCTATAGTAGAACACCAGGCAAATTTGAGACACAAACAAAAGTAGTTGACAAAAACGGAAACAAGCCAAACGTATTTCAAGTTATTATAAGAAGCTTGAGCAGATTCATGAGCGTACTATCTGGTTTATCTGATGATGAAAGAGCCATACACGATATGACATCTAATACCTTTGTAGTTTATGATGAGCATCTCAAAAAAATAAAATTCAAAAAATTATTAAACGTATTATTCAGCTTGTCTATTGCAGCAATAGCTATTTATTTTTTATTGAAATTACTTAACTAA
- a CDS encoding alpha/beta hydrolase yields the protein MSSIPQNQLKKRLKRVLKVLLVLYVMIGASLYFLQEKLLFLPSELPQDYQYEFKYPFEEIFLTPEADVSINAIHFKTENPKGAILYFHGNAGDLSRWGTISEFFVAKGYDVFIMDYRTYGKSKGKLSEQAFYDDAQFCYGYLLKSYPEEHITLYGRSLGTGIATFLASNNKPKQLILETPYYSILDVAKQRFPIFPVSLLLKYKFPSNEFIVDVKCPITMFHGTDDGIVPYSSAEKLKAVAPKENTTFITIEGGSHNNLIDFDTYRKEVEQLL from the coding sequence ATGTCATCCATTCCTCAAAACCAATTAAAAAAAAGGCTTAAAAGAGTATTAAAAGTACTTTTAGTTTTATACGTTATGATAGGCGCATCACTCTATTTTTTACAAGAAAAACTGTTGTTTCTTCCTTCGGAATTACCTCAGGATTATCAATATGAATTCAAATACCCATTTGAGGAAATCTTTTTAACTCCTGAAGCAGATGTATCAATCAACGCCATACATTTTAAAACTGAAAATCCAAAAGGAGCCATCTTATATTTCCACGGAAACGCTGGCGATTTGAGTCGTTGGGGAACAATTTCAGAATTTTTTGTAGCCAAAGGTTACGATGTGTTTATTATGGATTACCGTACCTACGGAAAAAGTAAAGGCAAACTCAGCGAGCAAGCATTTTATGATGATGCACAGTTTTGTTATGGTTATTTGTTGAAATCCTATCCTGAAGAACACATCACACTTTATGGTCGCTCTTTAGGGACAGGGATTGCTACTTTTTTGGCATCGAATAACAAACCAAAGCAACTCATTTTAGAAACACCCTATTATAGCATTTTAGATGTTGCTAAACAGAGATTCCCAATTTTCCCCGTGTCTCTGTTATTGAAATATAAGTTTCCCTCCAATGAGTTTATAGTTGATGTCAAATGTCCAATTACCATGTTTCATGGTACAGATGATGGGATTGTGCCTTATTCTTCCGCAGAAAAATTAAAAGCAGTAGCTCCAAAAGAGAACACAACGTTTATCACAATTGAAGGCGGTAGTCATAATAACCTGATTGATTTTGACACGTATCGTAAAGAAGTTGAACAACTATTGTGA
- a CDS encoding DUF1573 domain-containing protein has translation MKRTVNIAILLVVTFSFFSVAPFKTNTFDSKVAVIKFDTEVVDYGTITQNSDGVRQFTFTNTGDAPLLITNVKTSCGCTVPSYSKAPILPGDSGALEIKYDTKRLGAFTKTVTVTSNAEGGNKILKIKGTIIASK, from the coding sequence ATGAAACGAACGGTAAACATTGCAATCTTATTAGTTGTAACATTTAGTTTTTTTAGTGTAGCACCTTTTAAAACAAACACATTTGACTCTAAAGTAGCAGTCATTAAATTCGACACTGAAGTTGTCGACTATGGTACAATCACACAAAACTCAGATGGTGTAAGACAATTTACTTTCACCAATACAGGTGATGCTCCACTATTAATTACAAACGTAAAGACAAGTTGCGGTTGTACAGTACCTAGTTACTCAAAAGCTCCTATTCTACCGGGAGATTCTGGTGCATTAGAAATTAAATATGACACGAAGAGACTGGGTGCTTTCACAAAAACGGTAACTGTCACTTCTAATGCAGAAGGCGGTAACAAAATTTTAAAAATCAAAGGGACTATTATCGCTTCAAAATAG
- a CDS encoding fibronectin type III domain-containing protein, with translation MLKKIALLLFVASLAFACNNDDDMVSACNVVTNVSSNSITDSSANITWSDASNVGSYIVEYGTSGFSLGGGTLVNATDHTISISALQGDTTYDVYVQTVCSQDNTSMFTDVYSFTTSTTPCATVVNVNSSMITDNSALISWEDTVNTGASYELEYGTSGFTLGSGTTIASSSTSFEIIGLLANTDYDLYVRALCSDSNVSSNSEIITFRTLAIPVIPEFRPTLSELNLFVGDLENLEITPYGFEYDLHTRLFTDYATKQRFFVLPTGEKLTYNGEGLPIFPDNSIIVKTFYYNIDDRDISLGQKIIETRLLIKIDGNWETGDYKWNDSQTEAFLDLSGSTVPVSWIDSEGVTQNVNYEIPSNTDCFTCHQTNGSMTPIGPKMRTINFNFNGSNQIQQLINNDMLQGLTDPTSVSLLPNWEDPTVSLDRRARAYMDINCAHCHTPGGFCDEISTLRLSYETAYEESSISERRNSILARIQNTIPEYGMPLIGTTIVHEEAVDVLIEYINSLE, from the coding sequence ATGTTAAAAAAAATTGCACTACTCCTTTTTGTTGCAAGTCTTGCATTTGCTTGTAACAATGATGACGACATGGTTTCTGCATGTAATGTTGTTACTAATGTATCTTCAAATTCTATTACAGACAGCTCAGCAAATATAACTTGGAGTGATGCCAGTAATGTTGGATCATACATCGTAGAATATGGTACTTCTGGTTTTTCATTAGGAGGAGGAACGTTAGTCAATGCTACAGATCATACAATTTCAATTTCTGCATTGCAAGGTGATACGACTTATGATGTCTACGTACAGACCGTGTGCTCTCAAGACAACACTAGCATGTTTACAGATGTCTATAGTTTTACCACATCTACAACACCTTGTGCTACTGTAGTAAATGTGAATTCTAGTATGATCACAGATAATTCTGCATTAATTTCTTGGGAAGACACTGTTAATACAGGTGCTAGCTACGAATTAGAATATGGCACATCTGGATTTACTTTGGGTAGTGGGACGACTATTGCTTCAAGTTCAACTTCTTTTGAAATTATTGGCTTATTGGCAAATACAGATTATGATTTGTATGTAAGAGCTTTATGTAGTGATAGTAACGTGAGCTCAAATTCTGAAATTATCACCTTTAGAACACTTGCAATACCTGTAATACCAGAATTTAGACCAACACTTTCAGAATTAAACTTATTTGTTGGTGATTTAGAAAATTTAGAAATCACACCTTACGGTTTTGAATATGATTTACACACAAGATTATTTACAGATTACGCAACAAAGCAACGTTTTTTCGTTTTGCCCACGGGAGAAAAATTAACGTATAATGGCGAAGGGTTACCAATTTTTCCTGATAATTCAATAATCGTAAAAACATTTTATTACAATATTGATGATAGAGATATCTCTTTAGGACAAAAAATAATAGAAACTAGGCTACTCATCAAGATTGATGGCAACTGGGAAACTGGCGATTACAAATGGAACGATTCTCAAACAGAGGCTTTTTTAGATCTAAGCGGAAGTACAGTGCCTGTGAGTTGGATTGATTCTGAAGGTGTAACCCAAAATGTTAATTATGAAATACCTTCAAATACAGATTGTTTCACGTGTCATCAAACCAATGGCTCTATGACTCCAATTGGTCCTAAAATGCGAACAATTAATTTTAATTTTAATGGATCAAATCAAATACAACAATTGATAAATAATGATATGCTACAAGGCTTAACAGATCCTACAAGCGTTAGTTTATTACCAAATTGGGAAGATCCAACGGTATCATTAGATAGACGTGCAAGAGCATATATGGATATTAATTGCGCACATTGTCACACTCCAGGTGGTTTTTGTGATGAAATATCAACATTAAGGTTATCCTATGAAACTGCTTACGAAGAATCGTCTATTTCAGAAAGACGTAATAGTATTTTAGCAAGAATACAAAATACGATTCCAGAATATGGTATGCCATTGATTGGTACTACAATAGTTCATGAAGAAGCTGTTGACGTACTTATTGAATATATCAACTCATTAGAATAA
- a CDS encoding alpha/beta hydrolase — protein MAYWVSTIITILVIYIAISVALYYLQDYMLFKPEKLAKDFQFDYDNQETKEYNLETRDGAVINGLRFFPKKESKGVVLYLKGNSKSIKGWGKFAVDFTRHGYNVLMVDYRGFGKSTGRRSQKAIKHDLQLVYNKLKEQTTEDRIILYGRSLGSGFAAKLASMNHPKMLILDAPYYSLTKVTARYAPFMPLSLLLKYPLPTYKWLKYVQCPIHIIHGTQDKLIPFKTSIKLSKVNPKLTKLHTVIGGGHKNLNNFESYHIMLDDILNKTPKTIDLQTTSINVIHSSKPIKKKA, from the coding sequence ATGGCATATTGGGTATCCACAATCATCACCATTCTTGTGATTTATATCGCAATTAGCGTTGCGTTGTACTATTTGCAAGACTATATGCTGTTTAAACCCGAGAAGTTGGCTAAAGATTTTCAATTTGATTATGACAATCAAGAAACCAAAGAATATAACCTTGAAACCCGTGATGGTGCTGTAATTAACGGATTGCGTTTTTTTCCGAAGAAAGAAAGTAAAGGCGTCGTTTTATATCTCAAGGGTAATTCAAAAAGCATCAAAGGTTGGGGAAAATTCGCTGTTGATTTCACAAGACACGGTTATAACGTTTTAATGGTAGATTATCGAGGCTTCGGAAAAAGCACAGGCAGACGCTCGCAAAAAGCCATCAAACATGATTTGCAATTGGTCTATAATAAACTCAAAGAACAAACGACTGAAGATCGCATTATCCTCTACGGAAGATCCCTAGGCTCAGGTTTCGCAGCAAAACTCGCCTCTATGAACCATCCCAAAATGCTCATCCTTGACGCACCTTATTACAGTTTGACAAAAGTTACCGCACGTTACGCACCATTTATGCCATTGTCTTTATTGCTTAAATACCCGTTACCAACTTACAAATGGCTTAAATATGTGCAATGTCCTATTCATATTATTCATGGTACGCAGGATAAATTGATTCCGTTTAAAACCAGTATCAAATTGTCCAAAGTAAACCCTAAATTGACGAAATTACATACGGTTATTGGAGGCGGACACAAAAATCTGAATAATTTTGAATCCTATCACATCATGTTGGATGATATTTTAAATAAGACACCCAAAACCATAGATTTACAAACCACGAGCATAAATGTCATCCATTCCTCAAAACCAATTAAAAAAAAGGCTTAA
- a CDS encoding zinc-dependent metalloprotease gives MLKQLSIKLLLVVSVLFISFSCSTAKKANKSKADTAATPSGKKPGKNDPKPYSKVITKDAKSDVGLFTVHMLDDKYYYEIPDSLFDREMLMVTRISKTASGLGFGGGKQNEQVLRWQKKGKKVVVRVVSYNVTAADSLPVNEAVENSNFEPVLYTFPIEAFSKDSTSTVIDATPLFEKDVKSLGLPQYRRTPYKVSRLESDKSFIESIKSYPRNIEARHVKTYAAGQPPSNSSTGSISIEINNSMILLPDNPMKRRYFDERVGWFTSSTTDYGLEDQKSKSLEYLDRWRLEVKDEDVDAFKRGELVVPKKQIVYYIDRATPVKWRKYIKQGIEDWQVAFEAAGFKDAIIAMDPPTVEEDPEWSPEDARYSVVRYLASPIPNANGPHVSDPRTGEILESDINWYHNVMSLLRGWFFVQTAAINPDAQSPQFKDEVMGRLIRFVSAHEVGHTLGLPHNMGSSVAYPVEKLRDAEFTRVNGTAPSIMDYARFNYVAQPGDEGVALMPNIGTYDKYAIAWGYKPIMGKTAEEEKPILNEWIMEHAGDPMYRFGHQQAGDVVDPSSQTEDLGDDAMLASSYGIKNLKRIVPNLIEWTTETGEDYDDLEEMYGHVISQFNRYMGHVSNNIGGVYEYYKAAGQEGAVYTAVPKETQKEAMQFIQDNLFTTPEWLLNKEIFDRIEFSGSVERVRGLQERTLNNIVSLGKMQRLTEAHTYNNDAYSLPDMMSDLRSGIWSELRTGKNIDTYRRNLQRAYIDRLGEMMTAENQSGRSRSPYVKATAVNTSQSDIRAVVRAELTSLRSQLRSARGADNMSRIHIADAIERIDMILNPNG, from the coding sequence ATTTTGAAGCAACTTTCCATTAAGCTACTACTTGTAGTTTCCGTACTATTTATTTCTTTTTCTTGCTCTACTGCAAAAAAAGCAAATAAATCTAAAGCAGATACTGCTGCTACACCTTCAGGAAAAAAACCTGGTAAAAACGATCCAAAACCTTACAGTAAAGTCATTACGAAAGACGCGAAGAGCGATGTTGGATTGTTTACAGTTCATATGCTAGACGATAAGTATTATTATGAGATTCCAGATTCTCTATTTGATAGAGAAATGTTAATGGTGACTCGTATCTCTAAAACCGCTAGCGGATTAGGATTTGGTGGCGGAAAGCAAAATGAGCAAGTATTACGCTGGCAGAAAAAAGGTAAGAAAGTTGTAGTTCGTGTTGTATCTTACAACGTAACTGCAGCAGATTCTCTTCCTGTAAACGAGGCAGTGGAAAATTCCAATTTTGAACCTGTTTTATATACATTCCCAATTGAAGCTTTTAGTAAGGATTCTACGAGCACAGTAATTGATGCGACACCTCTTTTTGAAAAAGATGTAAAATCATTAGGCTTACCACAATATAGAAGAACACCTTATAAAGTGTCACGTTTAGAAAGCGACAAATCTTTTATTGAAAGTATAAAAAGTTACCCTAGAAATATTGAGGCAAGACATGTAAAAACATACGCTGCTGGTCAACCACCTTCAAATTCTAGTACTGGAAGCATTTCTATAGAAATCAATAACTCAATGATTTTGTTACCAGACAATCCAATGAAGCGTCGTTACTTTGATGAAAGAGTTGGATGGTTTACAAGCAGTACAACAGATTATGGTTTAGAAGATCAAAAAAGTAAATCTTTAGAATATTTAGATCGTTGGAGATTAGAGGTTAAAGATGAGGATGTTGATGCATTTAAACGAGGAGAATTAGTTGTTCCGAAGAAACAAATCGTTTATTATATTGATAGAGCTACTCCAGTGAAATGGAGAAAATACATCAAACAAGGTATTGAGGACTGGCAAGTTGCTTTTGAAGCTGCAGGATTCAAAGATGCTATTATTGCAATGGATCCTCCAACAGTTGAAGAAGATCCAGAATGGAGTCCAGAAGATGCGCGCTACTCTGTAGTTCGTTATTTAGCCTCACCAATACCAAATGCAAACGGACCGCACGTAAGTGATCCAAGAACTGGAGAAATTTTAGAAAGTGATATTAACTGGTACCACAACGTTATGTCTTTATTACGCGGTTGGTTCTTTGTACAAACTGCTGCTATAAATCCAGATGCGCAAAGCCCACAATTTAAAGACGAAGTTATGGGACGTTTAATTCGTTTTGTATCTGCCCATGAAGTTGGACACACACTAGGATTACCACATAATATGGGAAGTAGCGTTGCCTACCCTGTAGAAAAACTGCGTGATGCCGAATTTACAAGAGTCAACGGTACTGCGCCATCAATTATGGATTATGCTCGTTTTAACTACGTAGCACAACCAGGAGATGAAGGTGTCGCGCTAATGCCAAATATTGGTACCTATGACAAATATGCGATTGCTTGGGGTTACAAACCTATTATGGGTAAAACTGCTGAAGAAGAAAAACCTATTCTTAATGAATGGATTATGGAACACGCTGGAGACCCAATGTACCGTTTTGGTCATCAACAAGCTGGTGATGTTGTAGATCCAAGTTCACAAACTGAGGATTTAGGTGATGATGCCATGTTAGCAAGTAGCTACGGAATTAAAAACTTAAAGCGCATAGTTCCTAACTTAATTGAATGGACAACAGAAACTGGTGAAGATTACGATGATTTAGAAGAAATGTATGGTCACGTAATTTCTCAATTTAATCGTTATATGGGACACGTATCCAACAATATTGGTGGCGTTTATGAGTATTATAAAGCTGCTGGTCAAGAAGGCGCAGTGTACACAGCTGTACCTAAAGAAACTCAAAAAGAAGCAATGCAATTCATTCAGGATAATTTATTTACAACACCAGAATGGTTGTTAAATAAAGAGATTTTTGATCGTATAGAATTTTCAGGTTCAGTAGAAAGAGTTCGTGGTTTACAAGAGCGTACATTAAATAACATTGTGAGCTTAGGTAAAATGCAACGTTTGACAGAAGCACATACTTACAACAACGATGCATACTCTTTACCTGATATGATGAGCGATTTACGTAGTGGTATCTGGAGTGAATTAAGAACAGGAAAGAATATTGATACGTATAGACGTAATTTACAGCGTGCTTACATTGACAGATTAGGAGAAATGATGACTGCGGAAAATCAAAGTGGAAGATCACGTAGCCCTTATGTAAAGGCGACCGCAGTAAACACAAGCCAGTCAGATATTAGAGCAGTTGTTCGTGCAGAGTTAACCTCTTTACGTAGTCAATTACGCTCTGCTCGTGGAGCTGACAATATGAGTAGAATTCATATTGCAGATGCTATTGAACGTATTGATATGATTTTGAATCCTAATGGATAA
- the lipB gene encoding lipoyl(octanoyl) transferase LipB: MNKLIKLQDLGSKDFKETWDHQEQIFKGILDTKIKNRREDAGLQTENHFLFVEHPHVYTLGKSGDISNLLLSEKQLTQKGATFYKINRGGDITYHGPGQIVGYPILDLDNFFTDIHKYLRFLEEIIILTLQEYGLKTERSPGETGVWLDVGTPFARKICAMGVRASRWVTMHGFALNVNADLGYFDNIIPCGIRGKAVTSLNVELGVDKLNEEEVKEKLLKHFKVLFEAEFV, from the coding sequence TTGAATAAATTAATTAAACTCCAAGATTTAGGTTCAAAAGACTTTAAAGAGACGTGGGATCACCAAGAGCAAATCTTTAAAGGTATTCTTGACACTAAAATCAAAAATAGAAGAGAAGATGCTGGATTACAAACAGAAAACCATTTTCTGTTTGTTGAGCATCCTCATGTCTATACTCTGGGTAAAAGTGGCGATATTTCAAATTTACTTTTGTCTGAAAAGCAACTTACCCAAAAGGGGGCAACGTTCTACAAAATAAATAGAGGAGGAGATATCACCTATCATGGACCTGGTCAAATTGTGGGCTATCCTATTTTAGATTTGGATAATTTTTTTACAGATATCCATAAATACCTCAGATTTCTTGAAGAAATTATCATTCTTACTTTACAAGAATACGGATTAAAAACTGAGCGCAGCCCTGGTGAAACAGGAGTTTGGTTAGATGTAGGAACGCCTTTTGCAAGAAAAATATGTGCCATGGGAGTTCGGGCCAGTCGTTGGGTAACCATGCATGGTTTTGCGTTAAACGTCAATGCAGATTTGGGTTATTTTGATAACATTATTCCTTGCGGAATTCGTGGAAAAGCAGTTACCTCTTTAAACGTTGAATTAGGCGTTGATAAACTCAATGAGGAAGAAGTAAAGGAAAAGCTCTTAAAACATTTTAAGGTGCTTTTTGAGGCTGAGTTTGTTTGA
- a CDS encoding helix-turn-helix domain-containing protein — protein sequence MRLLKIVCFHFFFGIFFGNQANAQHHFQGHIDNERWQNEVYLSVIEDYRTLDGINDEQIITKVKCDTNGFFKFDQNQLDIQQKIYKLHVDNCDSFNQGGNHFDGHCTDYKDILFIAKRTDSITFPLSFDAQMFCDIESNNPKTSAFIQIDSLKEEMKFAYSEFRSKANRNLNNKKWFKTLQDYGKDLDEPLAELYIYTFLSDRGNQFHNYYLENLKNNSYYDELLERLKNKYPNSSYARQYEAELTSDKFIVFSSEEKSTFNWTYLWIGLLFISVALNLWFLISAKKRKSKKQNDAKEQLTKQEQNVLDLLLGDNTNKDIADALFVSVSTVKTHVNNVYKKLNVNSRDELKSLFSK from the coding sequence GTGAGACTTTTAAAAATCGTTTGTTTTCATTTTTTCTTCGGAATTTTCTTCGGAAACCAAGCCAATGCACAACATCATTTTCAAGGTCATATCGATAATGAACGCTGGCAAAATGAGGTATATCTATCGGTAATAGAAGACTATAGAACATTGGATGGCATAAATGACGAACAGATTATCACTAAAGTAAAATGTGATACAAATGGTTTCTTCAAATTTGATCAAAACCAGCTGGACATTCAGCAAAAAATTTACAAATTACATGTTGATAACTGTGACTCTTTCAACCAAGGAGGCAATCATTTTGACGGTCACTGCACAGATTATAAAGATATATTATTCATTGCCAAACGTACAGATTCTATAACGTTTCCACTTTCTTTTGATGCACAAATGTTTTGCGACATCGAGTCCAACAACCCTAAAACAAGTGCCTTTATACAAATTGATTCTTTAAAAGAAGAAATGAAATTTGCCTATTCGGAATTTAGAAGTAAAGCCAATCGAAACTTAAACAACAAAAAATGGTTCAAGACCTTACAGGATTATGGTAAAGATCTTGACGAACCACTTGCGGAACTATACATCTATACATTCCTTTCCGATCGTGGCAATCAATTTCATAATTATTATTTAGAAAACCTAAAGAACAATTCGTATTATGACGAATTATTGGAGCGTTTGAAGAACAAATATCCAAATTCCAGCTATGCAAGACAGTATGAAGCAGAGTTGACTTCAGATAAATTTATTGTATTTTCTTCGGAAGAAAAATCTACTTTCAATTGGACATATTTATGGATTGGTCTACTTTTTATTTCTGTAGCTCTTAATTTGTGGTTTCTCATTTCAGCAAAAAAAAGAAAGTCTAAAAAACAAAACGATGCTAAAGAGCAGTTGACCAAACAAGAACAAAACGTTTTGGATTTATTGTTGGGCGATAATACCAACAAAGATATTGCAGATGCGCTTTTTGTAAGTGTAAGCACTGTTAAAACCCATGTAAATAACGTTTATAAAAAACTAAATGTAAATTCCCGAGACGAATTAAAGTCACTGTTTTCTAAGTAG
- a CDS encoding YqaE/Pmp3 family membrane protein, translating to MSFWRVVLAIVFPPLAVIGKGCGSIFIVFLLWICGWVPGVIAALVILNNPER from the coding sequence ATGAGTTTTTGGAGAGTTGTTCTTGCTATTGTTTTTCCACCTTTGGCAGTAATAGGTAAAGGGTGTGGGTCTATTTTTATTGTGTTTTTACTTTGGATTTGCGGTTGGGTTCCTGGTGTGATTGCTGCACTGGTAATTCTTAATAATCCTGAAAGATAA